One Microbacterium esteraromaticum genomic window carries:
- a CDS encoding ABC transporter substrate-binding protein: MPASQHPRRHESTTSYRWIGAVAFGAASVLVLAGCSAAGDTAAEDGTQTLVFGLSAEPATPITGMQQGGAVNQLLTMVHRGLMTYDETGAVVPGVAESVDTSDPTKYIFTLRPDLTFHDDSPLTAENVKNSLDYYRDPANGSQLAAGLKDITDIAADGDTVTITLAQPNTAFLQYLALPFAAIVPDASLNADTPNWVGAGPFEMTNLDQGIGLTVEKNDDYYEADEVSLDTIEVKFYPDGEARTNALLSGDVDMIEYVPWENFQRVSDAGLTVDAQQGPFQYVQFNVTDGPFSDPKVRQAVAYALNRENAVTAAFQSNGAPLDGIVIPEDDPAYDPKAAELWSYDPEKAKELLADAGYPDGFSATLLSTSQYTFLQDNALSVQEDLRAVGIDVTLDAPDWSTRVSKGNAGEYDLAVSGDAGVITDPSYLLNWVVDSRNFNVGWGYSNETLRGLIEDGLRAADDDAAKKEIYEQIADIWAEDVPFASINTREQAYAYNDKVKGFETLPGFLVFYSSLNLAHASVE; the protein is encoded by the coding sequence ATGCCTGCTTCACAGCATCCCCGCCGGCACGAGAGCACCACCTCATACCGTTGGATCGGAGCCGTCGCATTCGGCGCCGCATCCGTCCTCGTCCTCGCCGGCTGCAGCGCCGCCGGTGACACGGCGGCCGAGGACGGCACTCAGACCCTCGTCTTCGGACTCTCCGCCGAGCCCGCCACCCCCATCACCGGGATGCAGCAAGGCGGCGCGGTCAACCAGCTGCTCACCATGGTGCATCGAGGTCTGATGACCTACGACGAGACCGGCGCGGTCGTGCCCGGCGTCGCCGAGTCCGTCGACACCAGCGACCCCACGAAGTACATCTTCACGCTGCGCCCCGACCTGACGTTCCACGACGACAGCCCGCTCACGGCTGAGAACGTGAAGAACTCCCTCGACTACTACCGCGACCCGGCCAACGGATCGCAGCTGGCCGCAGGGCTGAAGGACATCACCGACATCGCAGCCGACGGCGACACCGTGACCATCACCCTGGCGCAGCCGAACACGGCCTTCCTGCAGTACCTGGCGCTGCCCTTCGCCGCGATCGTGCCCGACGCGTCGCTCAACGCCGACACCCCGAACTGGGTCGGCGCCGGTCCTTTCGAGATGACGAACCTCGACCAGGGCATCGGCCTCACCGTCGAGAAGAACGACGACTACTACGAGGCCGACGAGGTGTCGCTCGACACCATCGAGGTGAAGTTCTACCCCGACGGCGAAGCGCGCACGAACGCACTGCTCAGCGGGGACGTCGACATGATCGAGTACGTGCCGTGGGAGAACTTCCAGCGCGTCTCGGATGCCGGCCTCACGGTCGATGCTCAGCAGGGCCCCTTCCAGTACGTCCAGTTCAATGTGACGGACGGACCGTTCTCCGACCCGAAGGTTCGACAGGCCGTCGCCTACGCCCTGAACCGCGAGAACGCGGTGACCGCGGCGTTCCAGAGCAACGGCGCCCCGCTCGACGGCATCGTGATCCCCGAAGACGACCCCGCATACGACCCGAAGGCGGCCGAGCTGTGGAGCTACGACCCGGAGAAGGCCAAGGAGCTGCTCGCCGACGCGGGCTACCCCGACGGCTTCTCGGCGACGTTGCTGTCGACCTCGCAGTACACCTTCCTGCAGGACAACGCGCTGTCGGTGCAGGAGGACCTCCGCGCGGTCGGCATCGACGTCACCCTCGACGCCCCCGACTGGTCGACGCGCGTCAGCAAGGGCAACGCCGGCGAGTACGACCTCGCCGTGTCGGGTGACGCCGGTGTGATCACCGACCCGTCGTACCTGCTCAACTGGGTGGTCGACAGCCGCAACTTCAATGTCGGCTGGGGCTACTCGAACGAGACGCTGCGCGGGCTGATCGAAGACGGGCTCCGCGCCGCCGACGATGACGCCGCCAAGAAGGAGATCTACGAGCAGATCGCCGACATCTGGGCCGAAGACGTGCCGTTCGCGTCGATCAACACCCGCGAGCAGGCCTACGCCTACAACGACAAGGTGAAGGGCTTCGAGACGCTGCCAGGGTTCCTGGTGTTCTACAGCTCGCTCAACCTGGCACACGCCTCGGTGGAGTGA
- the purL gene encoding phosphoribosylformylglycinamidine synthase subunit PurL, translating to MTTPNTTTHVPDSVENAIATPEKEQPYGALGLKDDEYARIKEILGRRPTSGELAMYSVMWSEHCSYKSSKNYLRRFGQKVSDEMRERLMVGMGQNAGVVDVGEGWAVTFKAESHNHPSFIEPFQGAATGVGGIVRDIISMGARPVAVMDALRFGAIDHPDTPRVVHGVTSGISFYGNCLGLPNIGGETVFDSVYQANPLVNALAVGVLRHEDLKLANATGVGNKVVLFGARTGGDGIGGASILASDSFDQAGPTKRPAVQVGDPFAEKVLIECCLELYKLELVEAIQDLGAAGISCATSELAANGDSGMHVSLDNVLLRDPSLTAEEILMSESQERMMAIVSPAKLDAFLEVVGKWEVETSVLGEVTGDGRLVIDWQGERIVDVDPSTVAVDGPVYDRPVAYPAWIDALQADAAENLPRANDADVLRAQFLAMLGSPNLADTSWITNQYDFYVGGNTALAFPDDAGMVRVDEESGLGFAVSTDANGRYCQLDPYAGAQLALAEAYRNVAVTGATPTAITDCLNFGSPENPEVMWQFGQTVDGLADGCYELGTPVTGGNVSFYNQTGDVPIHPTPLVGVLGIIDDVSRRIPSGWQDAGDNIYLLGVTSTELSGSAWADVVHDHLGGLPPKVDLAAERRLAGLLGAAREEWLISSAHDLSEGGLGQALAEAVMRFGVGARVWLTELMERDGVDAATALFSESTGRVIVTVPREEDVKFRGLCEGRDYPVLRIGVTDTEPTLEVQDVFSVSVDELRETSRGTLPAVFGPTVTEPVA from the coding sequence GTGACCACCCCGAACACCACCACCCACGTTCCCGACTCGGTCGAGAACGCCATCGCAACCCCTGAGAAGGAGCAGCCGTACGGCGCCCTCGGGCTCAAGGACGATGAGTACGCCCGCATCAAGGAGATCCTGGGCCGACGGCCCACCTCCGGCGAGCTCGCCATGTACTCGGTGATGTGGTCTGAGCACTGCTCCTACAAGTCCTCGAAGAACTACCTGCGCCGCTTCGGCCAGAAGGTCTCCGACGAGATGCGCGAGCGCCTCATGGTCGGCATGGGCCAGAACGCCGGCGTCGTCGACGTGGGCGAGGGCTGGGCCGTGACATTCAAGGCCGAGTCTCACAACCACCCCAGCTTCATCGAGCCCTTCCAGGGCGCCGCCACCGGCGTCGGCGGCATCGTCCGCGACATCATCTCGATGGGCGCCCGCCCTGTCGCGGTGATGGACGCCCTTCGCTTCGGCGCCATCGACCACCCCGACACCCCGCGCGTCGTGCACGGCGTCACCAGCGGCATCAGCTTCTACGGCAACTGCCTCGGCCTGCCCAACATCGGCGGCGAGACGGTCTTCGACTCCGTCTACCAGGCCAACCCGCTCGTCAACGCCCTCGCCGTCGGCGTGCTCCGCCACGAAGACCTCAAGCTCGCCAACGCGACGGGCGTCGGCAACAAGGTCGTCCTGTTCGGCGCCCGCACGGGCGGCGACGGCATCGGCGGCGCCAGCATCCTGGCATCCGACTCCTTCGACCAGGCCGGCCCGACCAAGCGACCCGCCGTGCAGGTGGGCGACCCGTTCGCCGAGAAGGTGCTCATCGAGTGCTGCCTCGAGCTGTACAAGCTCGAGCTCGTCGAGGCGATTCAAGACCTGGGCGCCGCCGGCATCTCGTGCGCGACGAGCGAGCTCGCCGCCAACGGCGACAGCGGCATGCACGTGTCGCTCGACAACGTGCTGCTGCGCGACCCGTCGCTCACCGCCGAAGAGATCCTGATGAGCGAGTCGCAGGAGCGCATGATGGCGATCGTCTCGCCTGCGAAGCTCGATGCCTTCCTCGAGGTCGTCGGCAAGTGGGAGGTCGAGACCAGCGTGCTCGGCGAGGTCACCGGCGACGGCCGCCTCGTCATCGACTGGCAGGGCGAGCGCATCGTCGACGTCGACCCCTCGACCGTCGCGGTCGACGGCCCCGTCTACGACCGCCCCGTCGCATACCCGGCGTGGATCGACGCACTCCAGGCGGATGCCGCCGAGAACCTCCCCCGGGCGAACGACGCCGACGTGCTGCGGGCGCAGTTCCTCGCCATGCTCGGCTCGCCGAACCTCGCCGACACCAGCTGGATCACCAACCAGTACGACTTCTACGTCGGCGGCAACACGGCACTCGCCTTCCCCGACGACGCCGGAATGGTGCGCGTCGACGAGGAGTCCGGCCTCGGCTTCGCCGTCTCGACCGACGCCAACGGCCGCTACTGCCAGCTCGACCCGTACGCCGGCGCTCAGCTCGCTCTCGCCGAGGCGTACCGCAACGTCGCCGTCACCGGCGCCACCCCGACGGCGATCACCGACTGCCTCAACTTCGGATCCCCCGAGAACCCCGAGGTCATGTGGCAGTTCGGGCAGACCGTCGACGGTCTGGCCGACGGATGCTACGAGCTGGGCACCCCCGTCACCGGCGGCAACGTGTCTTTCTACAACCAGACAGGCGACGTGCCGATCCACCCGACGCCCCTGGTCGGCGTGCTCGGCATCATCGACGACGTCTCGCGCCGCATCCCGTCGGGCTGGCAGGACGCCGGCGACAACATCTACCTCCTCGGCGTCACCTCGACCGAGCTGTCGGGATCGGCCTGGGCCGACGTCGTGCACGACCACCTCGGCGGCCTGCCGCCGAAGGTCGACCTCGCCGCCGAGCGTCGCCTGGCGGGCCTGCTCGGAGCAGCCCGCGAGGAATGGCTGATCTCGTCGGCACACGACCTCTCGGAGGGCGGCCTGGGCCAGGCCCTCGCCGAGGCCGTCATGCGCTTCGGCGTCGGCGCGCGCGTCTGGCTGACCGAGCTGATGGAGCGGGACGGGGTGGATGCCGCGACCGCGCTCTTCTCGGAGTCGACCGGCCGCGTGATCGTGACCGTGCCGCGCGAGGAGGACGTGAAGTTCCGCGGCCTCTGCGAGGGACGCGACTACCCGGTGCTGCGCATCGGGGTCACCGATACCGAACCCACCCTCGAGGTGCAGGACGTCTTCAGCGTCTCGGTCGACGAACTGCGCGAGACCTCGCGCGGCACGCTGCCCGCCGTCTTCGGACCGACCGTCACAGAGCCCGTCGCATGA
- a CDS encoding ABC transporter permease codes for MILFIAKRLGMGVGLVLLVLTLIFSALQLVPGDPAVLLLSTGDGGAPSPEAVAALREQLGLNQPLISQYLSFLSGVFTGDLGESFRTSQPVLEAIGARLPRTLLLVAYATILSIVIGVTMGALAARRGGWVDTLVTALSSIGVALPVFVFGAVLILVFSITLGLFPAGGYVDPSKDFLGALKTLTLPAISLAVGFAAQIARMTRSAVLEVQTQDWVRTAKSIGLAPMTVFRRHVLRNSLTPVVTVVGIGFGTLLGSTVLVERVFNYPGLSSLLVDGVTTRDYPVVQGVVIVIAMLFIAINIVVDITYGILDPRVRRA; via the coding sequence GTGATCCTCTTCATCGCGAAGCGGCTGGGGATGGGGGTGGGACTGGTGCTGCTGGTCCTCACCCTCATCTTCTCCGCACTGCAACTCGTCCCCGGCGACCCCGCCGTGCTGCTGCTCAGCACAGGAGACGGCGGGGCGCCCAGCCCGGAGGCCGTCGCGGCCCTCCGCGAGCAGCTCGGCCTCAACCAGCCGCTGATCTCCCAGTACCTCTCGTTCCTCTCCGGTGTGTTCACCGGAGACCTGGGCGAATCCTTCCGCACCTCGCAGCCCGTGCTCGAGGCCATCGGCGCCCGACTGCCCCGCACGCTGCTGCTGGTCGCCTACGCCACCATCCTGTCGATCGTTATCGGCGTCACGATGGGCGCTCTCGCGGCGCGGCGCGGCGGATGGGTCGACACGCTGGTCACGGCGCTCAGCTCGATCGGCGTCGCGCTCCCCGTCTTCGTGTTCGGCGCCGTGCTGATCCTCGTCTTCTCGATCACGCTCGGCCTCTTCCCGGCGGGCGGCTACGTGGATCCGTCCAAGGACTTCCTCGGAGCCCTGAAGACACTCACGCTCCCCGCCATCTCGCTGGCGGTGGGCTTCGCGGCTCAGATCGCACGGATGACGAGGTCGGCCGTGCTCGAGGTGCAGACGCAGGACTGGGTTCGCACCGCGAAGTCGATCGGCCTCGCCCCGATGACGGTGTTCCGCCGGCACGTGCTGCGCAACTCCCTGACGCCGGTGGTCACGGTCGTCGGCATCGGGTTCGGCACGCTGCTCGGGTCGACCGTGCTCGTCGAGCGCGTCTTCAACTACCCCGGCCTGTCGAGCCTGCTCGTCGACGGCGTGACGACCCGCGACTACCCGGTCGTGCAGGGCGTCGTCATCGTGATCGCCATGCTCTTCATCGCGATCAACATCGTCGTCGACATCACCTACGGAATCCTCGACCCGCGAGTGAGGCGAGCATGA
- a CDS encoding ABC transporter ATP-binding protein, whose amino-acid sequence MNEPLLQVDGLSVEFQTPDGWRQVTYDVSFSVDRRKTLALVGESGSGKSVTAMSILDLLPPNARRTGRILFDGTDLVPLRDKGLRPLRGSRIATIFQEPMTALNPVYTIGHQLIEALTSHHDMDRKAARERAVQLLRDVHMPAPEEKVDHYPHQLSGGQRQRAMIAMAISSEPDLLIADEPTTALDVTVQAEILDLIAELQERMGMAVLIITHDMGVVADVADEVVVMKDGRVVEEAASAQLFTSPQEPYTQALLAAVPHLGKADDFLSAARNKLRIDGVTATTPLPETVLRLEEAVIRYPGRWRRPGFQAINGIDLEVQRGEIVGLVGESGSGKSTIGKAAIGLLPVTEGTLEVRGERITGRPGRALRQLRRHVTMVFQDPASSLNPRRTIGQAISDPLLWQGIVRDPRARRARAKELLERVQLNPDWSDRYPHELSGGQRQRIGIARAIATNPVLMIADEPTSALDVSVQAQVLDLFLALQRELGFSCLFISHDLSVVETLSNRVVVLRHGDVVETGPTEEVLHHPRDEYTQRLIAAAPVPDPQIQRVRRAERLALRRG is encoded by the coding sequence ATGAACGAACCTCTGCTGCAGGTCGACGGCCTGTCCGTCGAGTTCCAGACGCCGGACGGCTGGCGCCAGGTGACCTACGACGTGTCGTTCAGCGTCGACCGTCGCAAGACGCTCGCGCTCGTGGGCGAGTCGGGCTCGGGCAAGTCGGTCACCGCGATGTCGATCCTCGACCTCCTCCCGCCGAACGCGCGCCGCACCGGACGCATCCTCTTCGACGGCACCGACCTCGTGCCGCTCCGCGACAAGGGTCTGAGGCCTCTGAGGGGCTCGCGCATCGCGACCATCTTCCAGGAGCCGATGACCGCCCTGAACCCGGTCTACACGATCGGGCACCAGCTGATCGAGGCCCTGACGAGCCACCACGACATGGATCGCAAGGCAGCCCGCGAACGTGCCGTGCAGCTGCTGCGCGATGTGCACATGCCCGCGCCCGAGGAGAAGGTCGATCATTACCCGCACCAGCTCTCGGGTGGTCAGCGACAGCGCGCGATGATCGCGATGGCGATCTCGTCCGAGCCCGACCTGCTCATCGCCGACGAGCCGACCACCGCGCTCGACGTCACGGTGCAGGCCGAGATCCTCGATCTGATCGCCGAGCTCCAGGAGCGGATGGGCATGGCGGTGCTCATCATCACCCACGACATGGGCGTGGTCGCCGACGTCGCCGACGAGGTGGTCGTCATGAAGGACGGCCGTGTCGTGGAGGAGGCTGCGTCCGCGCAGCTGTTCACGAGCCCGCAGGAGCCGTACACGCAGGCGCTGCTGGCCGCCGTGCCGCACCTCGGCAAGGCGGATGACTTCCTCTCCGCCGCCCGCAACAAGCTGCGCATCGACGGCGTCACGGCCACAACGCCGCTGCCGGAGACCGTGCTGCGCTTGGAGGAGGCTGTGATCCGCTACCCGGGGCGCTGGCGGCGTCCTGGTTTCCAGGCGATCAACGGCATCGACCTCGAGGTCCAGCGCGGCGAGATCGTCGGGCTGGTCGGCGAATCAGGATCGGGCAAGTCGACGATCGGCAAAGCCGCGATCGGCCTGCTCCCGGTGACCGAGGGCACGCTCGAGGTGCGCGGCGAGCGCATCACCGGTCGCCCTGGTCGCGCGCTGCGCCAGCTGCGACGCCACGTCACGATGGTGTTCCAGGACCCTGCTTCCTCACTCAATCCGCGCCGCACGATCGGTCAGGCGATCTCGGACCCGCTCCTGTGGCAGGGAATCGTCCGCGATCCACGCGCGAGACGAGCACGGGCCAAGGAGCTGCTCGAGCGGGTGCAGCTGAACCCCGACTGGTCGGATCGCTACCCGCACGAGCTCTCGGGCGGACAGCGTCAGCGCATCGGGATCGCGCGCGCGATCGCGACGAATCCGGTGCTGATGATCGCCGACGAACCGACCTCGGCGCTCGACGTGTCGGTGCAGGCGCAGGTGCTCGACCTGTTCCTGGCCCTGCAGCGCGAGCTCGGGTTCTCGTGCCTGTTCATCAGCCACGACCTGTCGGTCGTCGAGACCCTGTCGAACCGGGTGGTCGTGCTCAGACACGGCGACGTCGTCGAGACGGGCCCGACGGAGGAGGTGCTGCATCACCCGCGCGACGAGTACACGCAGCGTCTGATCGCCGCCGCCCCTGTGCCCGACCCGCAGATCCAGCGCGTGCGGCGTGCAGAGCGCCTCGCCCTGAGGAGGGGCTAG
- a CDS encoding LysR family transcriptional regulator: protein METRRLELFVTLVDAGGFKQAADSLFITAPALSQQISRLEKDVGVALVDRTTRPITPTDAGREFYYRCRRVLEAMQHITQLLDDQRSHEFGRVRVGIVPAMMFSTPARAVRQFIRTHPTATVQVRSIPTSLLIDELEQGSVDVAILLTEPDLKDLSSTALFAEEYLVALPDDHPLAGVDEVDFAMLRNERILQGPRTANPRGYDAVVTACMRAGFSPRSLEVMGSYLDQAAMVSAGMGVCFIPESLSDIPQHDVVYRTLVNPSVGLTTSISWFDRRLDAVGRAFVQHCITELSVPESLTTKEGAS from the coding sequence ATGGAGACACGGCGACTGGAGCTGTTCGTGACGCTGGTGGATGCCGGCGGGTTCAAGCAGGCCGCGGACAGCCTCTTCATCACGGCGCCCGCGCTCTCGCAGCAGATCTCGCGGCTCGAGAAGGACGTCGGCGTCGCGCTGGTGGACCGCACGACTCGACCCATCACTCCGACCGATGCCGGACGCGAGTTCTACTACCGATGCCGCCGAGTGCTCGAGGCGATGCAGCACATCACCCAGCTGCTCGACGACCAGCGCAGCCACGAGTTCGGCCGCGTGCGGGTGGGCATCGTGCCCGCCATGATGTTCAGCACGCCGGCACGCGCCGTGCGGCAGTTCATCCGCACGCATCCGACTGCGACGGTGCAGGTGCGCAGCATCCCGACCTCGCTGCTCATCGACGAACTCGAGCAGGGGTCGGTCGACGTCGCCATCCTGCTCACCGAACCCGACCTGAAGGATCTCTCGTCGACTGCGCTGTTCGCCGAGGAGTACCTCGTCGCGCTGCCCGATGACCATCCGCTCGCCGGCGTCGACGAGGTGGACTTCGCCATGCTGCGCAACGAGCGCATCCTGCAGGGTCCGCGCACGGCCAACCCGCGAGGGTACGACGCGGTCGTGACCGCCTGCATGCGCGCGGGTTTCTCGCCGCGCTCTCTCGAAGTCATGGGCTCGTACCTCGACCAGGCGGCGATGGTGTCTGCGGGCATGGGCGTGTGCTTCATCCCCGAGTCCCTGTCGGACATCCCGCAGCACGACGTCGTGTACCGCACGCTCGTGAACCCCTCGGTGGGACTCACCACCTCGATCTCCTGGTTCGACCGTCGTCTCGACGCTGTCGGACGGGCGTTCGTGCAGCACTGCATCACCGAGCTCTCCGTTCCGGAGAGCCTCACAACGAAAGAAGGAGCATCATGA
- a CDS encoding ABC transporter permease, whose protein sequence is MKLSPRLRQAITPLRAVMVVYLVIIIVLMAFAPLLAPYDPIAQNVAIRLQPMFSPGHLLGTDELGRDILSRIMFGAQVELFIALGATVLATVLGTLLGLLGAYFNGLTEVVTMRLIVDVILAFPPIVLALLAVTLYGPGPVTLIIAMGVLFAPIFARITYGQVLSTKREEYVDAARTFGAPTVVILFRTVLANVSAPIIVQFSLTMAAAILMESGLSYLGLGVVPPTPSWGSMVAQGQRYLTTDPHVLLVPGAVIVLTILAFGILGDALRDLLDPKAKKRS, encoded by the coding sequence ATGAAACTCAGTCCCCGCCTGCGTCAGGCGATCACCCCGCTGCGCGCCGTGATGGTCGTGTACCTCGTCATCATCATCGTGCTCATGGCGTTCGCACCACTGCTCGCGCCGTACGACCCGATCGCGCAGAACGTGGCGATCCGCCTGCAGCCGATGTTCAGCCCCGGCCACCTGCTCGGAACCGATGAGCTCGGCCGCGACATCCTCTCGCGCATCATGTTCGGCGCCCAGGTGGAGCTGTTCATCGCCCTCGGCGCGACCGTGCTCGCCACCGTGCTCGGCACCCTGCTCGGCCTCCTCGGCGCCTACTTCAACGGCCTGACGGAGGTCGTCACGATGCGCCTCATCGTCGATGTCATCCTCGCCTTCCCGCCGATCGTGCTCGCACTGCTCGCGGTGACGCTGTACGGCCCCGGCCCCGTGACGCTCATCATCGCGATGGGTGTGCTGTTCGCCCCGATCTTCGCTCGCATCACCTATGGACAGGTGCTGTCGACGAAGCGCGAGGAGTATGTCGACGCGGCGCGCACCTTCGGGGCCCCGACCGTCGTCATCCTGTTCCGCACCGTGCTGGCGAACGTGTCGGCGCCGATCATCGTGCAGTTCTCACTCACGATGGCCGCAGCGATCCTCATGGAGTCCGGGCTCAGCTACCTCGGCCTCGGCGTGGTGCCGCCCACGCCGTCCTGGGGCTCGATGGTCGCGCAGGGCCAGCGGTACCTCACGACCGACCCGCACGTGCTGCTCGTGCCCGGTGCGGTCATCGTGCTGACGATCCTCGCGTTCGGCATCCTCGGCGACGCCCTGCGAGACCTCCTCGACCCGAAAGCGAAGAAGCGCTCATGA